From Solwaraspora sp. WMMD1047, the proteins below share one genomic window:
- a CDS encoding phosphoribosyltransferase family protein — MRHDPTEPLTGLTERLIATFRWIDPGPQAGHLVSDVSGWWRDATILAGVGAALADPFRAERPTVVVAPEVTGLLLGPLVAVALGVGFLPAYKGGSDRAIPEPTTWARTGPDHRGRALTLGVRDRHLGKGDRVLVVDDWVSTGAQARALREVIRARGARPVGTAAVVADCPPEVARELGLRALLPVSRLDG; from the coding sequence GTGCGCCACGACCCGACCGAACCGCTCACCGGTCTGACCGAGCGGCTGATCGCCACCTTCCGCTGGATCGACCCGGGGCCGCAGGCCGGCCATCTGGTCAGCGACGTGTCGGGCTGGTGGCGCGACGCCACGATCCTGGCCGGCGTCGGGGCAGCGCTTGCCGATCCGTTCCGGGCCGAGCGGCCCACCGTGGTGGTCGCCCCGGAGGTGACCGGGCTGCTGCTCGGGCCGCTGGTCGCGGTCGCGCTCGGGGTCGGCTTCCTGCCCGCGTACAAGGGGGGCAGCGACCGGGCGATCCCGGAGCCGACCACCTGGGCGCGGACCGGGCCGGACCACCGGGGGCGCGCGCTGACCCTCGGCGTACGCGACCGGCACCTCGGCAAGGGTGACCGGGTCCTGGTGGTCGACGACTGGGTCAGCACCGGCGCCCAGGCGCGGGCGCTGCGCGAGGTGATCCGGGCCCGCGGCGCCCGACCGGTCGGCACCGCCGCCGTGGTCGCCGACTGCCCACCCGAGGTCGCCCGCGAGCTGGGGCTGCGCGCCCTGCTGCCGGTGTCGCGGCTCGACGGCTGA